A genome region from Bombilactobacillus bombi includes the following:
- the rlmD gene encoding 23S rRNA (uracil(1939)-C(5))-methyltransferase RlmD, giving the protein MKKTINVTKNQEITLDIIDLSYEGLGVAKVDGYSLFVENALPGEQVQALITKVGRKFGFAKTLKIIKKSPDRIEQYDKKYVQTGIAPLIHLSYNKQLEFKRQQIVTDYQKLGLDISVQPTVGADQPLAYRNKAQIPVRTIAGHATTGFFRQRSHDLIALDDYLIQDPAIDAEINQIRDLMQQYEIKGYDENTNRGDVRNIVIRRAHFTGEMMVVLVITSKKIKNLALLLEAIAANSAVTSLYVNVNAKKTNVILGSRFELVAGQAYITDEILGKKFRISPQSFYQVNPRQTQKLYQLAIDAADLQGQENVVDAYCGIGTIGLSLANRAQSVIGIESVASAVKDAQANAAINGIHNAKFIKGKTEDILNQWAQEKRSIDVLIVDPPRKGLDASLIDSIFALQPQKIIYISCNPATLARDIQLLQQHYQAKQTTPVDMFPMTKHVESVTKLERK; this is encoded by the coding sequence ATGAAAAAGACTATTAATGTAACTAAAAACCAAGAAATAACTTTAGATATTATAGATCTCTCGTATGAGGGATTGGGAGTAGCTAAAGTAGACGGCTATTCATTATTTGTAGAAAATGCTTTGCCGGGCGAACAAGTACAAGCATTAATTACTAAAGTTGGACGTAAATTTGGTTTTGCGAAAACTTTAAAAATTATAAAAAAATCACCAGATCGAATAGAACAATATGACAAAAAATATGTTCAAACTGGGATTGCACCGTTAATCCATTTGTCTTATAACAAACAATTAGAATTCAAACGTCAACAAATTGTTACTGATTACCAAAAGTTAGGCCTAGATATTTCAGTTCAACCCACAGTGGGGGCAGATCAACCCTTAGCTTATCGCAACAAGGCCCAAATTCCAGTCCGGACAATTGCTGGACATGCAACAACAGGTTTTTTTCGTCAACGGTCGCATGATTTAATTGCTTTAGATGATTATTTAATTCAAGATCCAGCTATTGATGCTGAAATTAATCAAATTCGTGATTTAATGCAACAATATGAAATTAAAGGTTATGATGAAAATACTAACCGCGGTGATGTTCGTAATATTGTTATCCGCCGGGCTCATTTTACCGGTGAAATGATGGTAGTGTTAGTTATTACTTCCAAAAAAATCAAAAATTTAGCGTTATTATTAGAGGCAATTGCTGCTAATTCTGCCGTGACTTCTTTGTATGTTAATGTTAATGCTAAAAAGACTAATGTCATCTTAGGCTCCCGTTTTGAGTTAGTAGCCGGTCAAGCCTATATTACGGATGAGATTTTAGGTAAGAAATTCCGAATTTCACCGCAATCTTTTTATCAAGTTAATCCCCGCCAAACACAAAAGTTATACCAACTAGCGATTGATGCCGCCGACTTACAAGGACAAGAAAATGTGGTCGATGCCTATTGTGGAATTGGAACAATCGGTTTAAGCTTAGCTAATCGGGCTCAGTCAGTAATCGGGATTGAAAGTGTGGCTAGTGCTGTCAAAGATGCGCAGGCTAACGCAGCTATTAATGGTATTCACAATGCTAAATTTATCAAGGGTAAAACGGAAGACATTTTAAATCAATGGGCTCAAGAAAAGCGTTCAATTGATGTTCTAATTGTTGATCCACCCCGTAAAGGATTGGATGCTAGTCTAATTGATAGTATCTTTGCCTTACAGCCACAAAAAATTATTTATATTAGCTGTAATCCAGCTACTTTAGCCCGTGATATCCAACTATTACAGCAGCATTATCAAGCAAAGCAAACGACACCAGTTGATATGTTTCCAATGACCAAACATGTTGAAAGCGTAACAAAGTTAGAAAGAAAATAA
- a CDS encoding diacylglycerol kinase family lipid kinase — translation MKARLIYNPTSGNESILKSVADILDVLEQAGYEASAFRTTPEPQSAENEARRVAQAGFELIVAAGGDGTLNEVVNGIAPLSKRPQMAIIPGGTTNDYARALKIPRNDPVAAARVILKKQTLPMDIGRAGEHYFMNIAGGGSMSELTYEVPSEYKSILGYLAYLVKGAEMLPRIKPMNMHLEYDDGVYDGAVTLFLSGLTNSVGGFEQVAPDSELGDGKLSLLIVKDTNIAEMLVLIAKALNGGKHINDPKIIYTKTRKLVVKPNDDQRIMINLDGEYGGDAPITLTVLQRHIEMYADLDAIPDESINTETPAEKQAEEHFVNSVNSLKNKE, via the coding sequence ATGAAAGCTCGTTTAATCTATAATCCGACATCAGGGAATGAAAGTATTTTAAAAAGTGTGGCTGATATTTTGGACGTTTTGGAACAAGCTGGCTATGAAGCTAGTGCTTTTCGCACCACTCCTGAACCACAATCAGCTGAAAATGAAGCTCGTCGAGTGGCGCAAGCTGGTTTTGAATTGATTGTTGCTGCTGGTGGTGATGGTACTTTGAATGAAGTAGTGAATGGAATTGCTCCTTTGTCTAAGCGGCCACAAATGGCGATTATTCCTGGTGGTACGACTAATGACTATGCGCGAGCTTTAAAAATTCCTCGCAATGATCCAGTTGCTGCCGCGCGAGTTATTTTAAAAAAGCAAACTTTGCCGATGGATATTGGTCGCGCCGGTGAGCATTATTTTATGAATATTGCTGGTGGCGGGTCAATGTCGGAGTTAACTTATGAAGTACCATCAGAGTATAAGTCTATTCTAGGATATTTGGCTTATTTGGTTAAGGGTGCAGAAATGTTACCGCGAATTAAGCCAATGAATATGCACTTAGAATATGATGACGGCGTTTATGATGGTGCGGTTACGTTGTTTTTGTCTGGATTAACTAATTCAGTGGGTGGTTTTGAACAAGTTGCTCCTGATTCAGAATTAGGCGATGGCAAATTGTCATTACTGATTGTTAAAGATACTAATATAGCGGAAATGCTTGTCTTGATTGCCAAAGCGCTCAATGGGGGCAAACATATTAATGATCCCAAAATTATTTATACGAAAACCCGCAAATTAGTAGTGAAACCTAATGATGATCAGCGAATTATGATTAACTTGGATGGAGAATATGGTGGTGATGCACCTATCACTTTGACTGTATTGCAACGGCATATCGAAATGTATGCTGATTTAGATGCGATTCCTGATGAGTCTATTAATACTGAAACTCCAGCAGAAAAGCAAGCTGAAGAACATTTTGTCAATAGTGTTAATTCACTGAAAAATAAAGAATAA